A single Salmo trutta chromosome 14, fSalTru1.1, whole genome shotgun sequence DNA region contains:
- the LOC115147648 gene encoding uncharacterized protein LOC115147648, with protein MRPCQFRRCRVALLCISTGMLIGTVGCLLVGNLTEGQMSPEPKGPTQPWSSGPEVDGHRRRRALLGPHNHEDNLFLSRAQMVANLTSKGKDCWVCGLSPVKVGTGFPLVGVPIGVNFTIALAGKIPFNTMTNNVKVYNQPNIFCYVRPDNVSLPPISVARVVTAPWCIRGYGDHYLGEFKCNCTMNINGSNACNLKVIQENGQVDKEPFTIWFDKRSTTLRGAPNGTYWLCGKTAYYNLPLNWGGTCTVGFVVTAMRTIPNDDKNLKALFRDYRPPGMRRDKRSLADITHTQVPASRFFDGFSPGYGVAGALDQIRDISRHVEKIGNATRNALEQLNRELKELAELTLQNREALDYLLAAQGGTCAIIGDECCTFVPGRSSNVTDLAEYIATVAKNNSPQLEWTLTTWLESLFGSWGSQIAQWAAACVFCLVCIIVLLTCCKAI; from the coding sequence ATGAGGCCTTGCCAGTTCCGGCGGTGCCGTGTGGCCCTCCTCTGCATTAGCACAGGAATGCTAATAGGAACAGTAGGCTGTCTTCTTGTAGGAAACCTGACAGAGGGTCAGATGAGTCCTGAGCCAAAGGGGCCAACACAGCCCTGGAGTAGTGGCCCAGAAGTAGATGGTCACCGTAGAAGGAGAGCCCTGCTGGGCCCTCACAACCATGAGGACAATTTGTTCTTATCTAGAGCACAAATGGTTGCCAACCTGACATCCAAAGGAAAGGACTGTTGGGTGTGTGGGTTGAGTCCGGTGAAGGTAGGGACAGGCTTCCCCCTTGTAGGAGTCCCGATAGGGGTGAACTTTACTATAGCATTGGCAGGAAAAATACCTTTTAATACTATGACCAACAATGTTAAGGTATATAATCAACCCAATATATTCTGTTATGTGAGGCCTGATAATGTCTCACTCCCGCCCATTTCAGTGGCTAGGGTGGTGACTGCCCCTTGGTGTATTAGAGGATATGGAGATCACTATTTGGGTGAATTCAAATGTAATTGTACAATGAATATTAATGGATCAAATGCTTGCAATTTAAAGGTGATACAGGAGAATGGTCAGGTTGATAAGGAACCGTTTACAATTTGGTTTGACAAACGTAGCACAACTCTGAGAGGAGCCCCTAATGGtacctactggttgtgtggtaaGACAGCTTACTATAACCTTCCCCTGAACTGGGGAGGTACTTGTACTGTTGGGTTTGTGGTGACAGCAATGAGAACCATTCCAAACGATGACAAGAATCTGAAGGCTCTCTTTAGAGACTACAGACCTCCTGGAATGAGGAGAGATAAGAGGTCTCTTGCTGACATCACTCACACTCAGGTACCTGCCTCCAGGTTCTTTGACGGGTTTTCCCCTGGGTATGGAGTTGCAGGTGCCCTAGACCAAATTCGTGATATCTCTAGACACGTAGAGAAAATTGGCAATGCTACTCGAAATGCCCTGGAACAATTGAATAGGGAACTAAAAGAATTGGCTGAATTGACTCTTCAAAACAGAGAGGCTCTTGACTATCTTTTGGCAGCTCAAGGGGGCACTTGTGCAATCATTGGCGATGAATGTTGTACTTTTGTCCCAGGTCGCTCATCTAATGTGACTGATCTTGCCGAATACATTGCCACTGTTGCAAAAAATAATTCCCCACAACTAGAATGGACGCTTACAACTTGGTTGGAATCCCTGTTTGGAAGTTGGGGATCTCAAATTGCCCAATGGGCTGCAGCGTGTGTTTTTTGCTTAGTCTGCATAATTGTATTATTAACATGCTGTAAGGCTATCTAA